The genomic stretch TCGACGTGCCTGAAGAATCCCAGATTGAGCGCACCATGGCCCGGGACACCAATTCCCGGGAGCAGGTTGAGCGGATCATTGCGGCTCAGATGTCGCGCGAAGATCGGCTGGCGCGGGCGTATGAGGTGATTGATAATGACCGCCCTCTGGATGAAGTAACGCGTCAGGTGCGGGAGCTGCATGAACGGTTGTTGGTGGACTTTGGCTGACTGGTTTTCCCGCTATCGCATGGCAGCCCTTGCGGCTGCGCTTTCTCTGACGATCTCTTCTCCAAGTTACAGCATCGAGCCGGTGTTTGAGGTTCGAGAACGTTCCATGGCTGAGATTCTCTCTCCGGGTCAGCTTCCGATCGGATTCTATACGTTTGAGCCGGACGAATACTGGGCCGATCCCCGGGATTCCTACTGGCTGAAGTTCAGTAACTGGGTGCTGCGGCAGGAGCGTCTTCACGGGCAAAAGATCCAGTCGGTTGGCCAGTGGGCAGACCGTACCTTATCGGGCAGCTCCCAGAGTCTCCCCAACAACGAGAGTTACCTGCGCATTGGCTTTGCGACTGAATCCGAGTACGGCGACCCGGCACAATTTGAGCCTGAGGCTCGGTTCCGGCTGGATATTCCCACCACCCGCCGGAAACTGCGCCTGGTGATCGAGAGCGAGAGCGAAGACCTGATTCCTCTCGGGGAGCGCCAACGGGACCGCCAGCTTACGGAGCCCGAGCGTTCCGATACGGAAGCCACAGGTGCACTGCGTTACCTGACCCAGATTGGTGACGCCATCAACTTTTCCAACGACGTGGGTGTGCGCCTACGGCTTCCTCCAGACGCCTTCTGGCGGGCAACGGCTGAGAAACGTTGGCAGCTGGACGACAAGTGGATTCTGAACGCTCAGCAACGGTTCTATTATTTTCATCAGGATGGCTGGGGCGAGCGAACCTGGATTGGCGTTGGGCGCCCGGTGGGCAATGACTGGTATTTTCGCTCGTCTTCAGAACTGGAGTGGGTGCACAACGACAAGGAATTTGTTGCGGCTCAGATATTCAGCATGCGCAAGCGCATGAATAACCGCTTGATTGTAACGCCCCGGCTGGGCGTACTTGGGGAAAGCAAACCTTCCTGGCGCACCACATCAGCGTTCGGCGATCTCACGTTCCGCTACCGTCTACACAGCAACTGGCTCTATGCGGAGCTGATTCCAGCACTGGAATTCCCCCGGGAGGATAGCTTTAAAGACCGTGCTTCTGTGGTGTTTCGGGTGGAAATGTTTTTCTCCGGTATCATTGAGGATGATCGTTTGTAATGCCAAGACACCCCTCGAAACCCGCGACCGAGGCCCTTACTCTCACGCCTATCGCCATTACCCGCTCATGCTTTCAGGACAAGTTCGGGGTGCCTCGCCAGCCGGGGTTGACCCGTCATGCCCGGGCCGAGCTGATCATCCGGCCACCGTTTGACCGGGAAGATGCCTTCCGTGGGCTGGAGACCGCCAGCCACCTTTGGCTGACCTTTCAGTTTCACGAAGCGGTGCGGGCAGACTGGCGGCCCGTGGTCCGCCCTCCCCGCTTGGGCGGCAATCGCAAGATGGGTGTGTTTGCCAGCCGGTCTCCGTTTCGCCCAAACAGCCTCGGCCTCTCGGTCGTTCGCAATGAGGGATTGGTGCGCAAAGATGGACAACTCATTCTCCGCATTAGTGATCATGACCTCATCGAGGGCACACCGATACTGGATATCAAACCCTACCTGCCATTTGCCGATTCAGTTCCTGAAGCGACATTGGGCTGGGCAGACTCGCCACCCACGGAAAAACTCGACGTGGTTTTTCTGCCGGAAGCGGAGGCCCAGATTGGCAAGCTGTCACCCGAAGAGTATCCGGAACTGCGAGCGCTGATCGAGGATGTGGTGGCTTACGATCCACGCCCCTCCTTTCGCAGAGGACGGGAAGAAGAGCGCATTTACGGAGCGCATCTGTACGATTTGAACGTGCGATTCCGATTCGTGAATGATCATTCACGGAAACGTGTCGAAGTGCTGACGGTCTGTTAAACTTCTTTTGGTGATTTTGTAGTCGACACAGGGAATATGTGCCTTGCCTTCAAAGCGGTTCTTCAAACGATTGGGAATACGACCACTGGCGGCAAGGTTGCTCGCCTACGTATTGCTGTTCAGCCTTTTTCTGTCTCTGGTGGCAACGGGCGTTCAGCTGATCGGAGAATTCGAGCGGCGCAAGAACGATCTGCTGAATGACCAGACACGGGCCGCGGAGTTGGTTTCCGGGAGCATGAGCAACAACATCTGGCTGATGAATTTCAGCGAGGTGGCCAACAGCCTGGATGATATGAAAGCAGTGCCCGCTGTCCAGTACGGGCGGGTGGTGACCAGCACCGGCGAAACCTTCAGCACCGGCACTTACCCTGAGGGCCGGGTCATATCGCAGACCTTTCCACTGGTTTTTGACCGCTCCAACAACCGCAGTCCTGAGAACGTTGGCACGCTCACCGTCACCTCCTCCATAGACCAGATCTACAAAGACCTGCGTAACCGCGCGCTCCTGAACCTTCTGTTTCAATCCATTGTTGTCATGCTGGGCACCCTGGGCCTGCTGGTGATCGTTCGTTTAACGCTGTCCCGGCATCTGGAATCCATGGCCGATTACGCCGCGCGGCTGAATCTCGACGCGCTGGTCGACCCGCTGAAGCTCAAGCGCAAACCCCGAAAAACGCCAGATGAACTCTCTGAGCTGGAGCAGGCCCTGAACAAGATGCGCCTGCAAATCCTTGAGGACACCCGCTCCCTGCGACAGACCACGATCCAGTCCCAGGGTGAACGGGACGAGGCGGTGCGGGCCAATCACGCCAAGAACCAGTTCCTCGCAAATGTCAGCCACGAACTGCGTATTCCTCTGCAATCAGTGCTGGGCTACGCCAACCTGCTCACCGATACGCCGCTGGATCAGGAGCAGCGGGAATACGTGCTGACCTTGTTGAGCGCCTCGGAAAGCCTCTCGGCCATCATCAACGACCTGCTGGATATCTCCAGCATGGAAGCGGGCAAGCTGGTACTCGAAGACATTCCCTTTGACCTCAGAGAAACTCTCAATGACCTGGTGCACATGCTTGGCTCTCGCGCCCGGGAGAAAGGCCTCGCACTGGAACTTCGGATCGACGAAAACCTGCCCTGGGCGCTGAAGGGCGACCCGGTTCGCATTCGCCAGATATTGTTGAACCTGACCTCCAACGCCATCAAGTTTACCGATTCCGGCCATGTGCTGATCAGTATCGAGGTGTTGGGCCGCCGGGATGACAAGGCTCGCCTTCGCATTGCGGTGGAAGACACCGGCGTGGGCATCAACCCGGAAGATGTTCCCCTGGTTTACGAGCCCTACGTGCAGCTTGGCCAACAGTTCCAGCGTCAACTGCCCGGTGCAGGCCTTGGCCTCACCATCTGCCGCCAACTGGTGGGCCTGATGGACGGGTCCATGGATCTTGAAAGCCGCCCAGGTGAAGGATCGACCTTCTGGATGGAACTGACTCTGCCCGTGGCCCCGGAGAACGCCGCCCGGGTTCGGCCGGATACCCGGATGGTGAAGAATCGCCGGATTCTGGTAGTGGATTCCTATGAGCTATCCCGCAAGATCACTCTGGAAATGCTGTCCCGGCACGAAGTGCACATCGAAGCGGTAAAATCCGCCGGCGAGGCGCTGACGTCCCTGCGAACGGCGTTCGATGGCCATCAGCCGTTCGACGCGATCATTCTGGATGGCTTTGTGCCGGATATGGACAGCGACCTGCTGTGCCGGCAGATCCGTAGCAACCCGCTCTGGTCAGATATGCGCCTGCTGATCCTGTCGTCCAACCCGCAACGGGGCGACGCCGAACATTTCCGCCAGGCCGGTGCAGATGCTTTCCTGAGCAAATCTCTGCGAGAGTCCTGCCTGACGCCGATCCTCAACCAGTTGTTTGCCGATGCAGCCAAAGAAGAACGGCGCTTCCTGACCCGATTTTCGCTTCAGGCTACCACCGATACCGCCCGACGCCGGGAGCTTCCCTGCGGCCGCATGAAGGTGTTGCTGGTGGAAGACAATCCTGTGAACCGCACCCTGACCCGTCGACTGTTGGAAAAACTCGGTTGCGACGTGATGACCGCCAACGATGGCGAGGCTGCGGCCAGCCTCTGGCAGTGGCACCCGTTCGATCTGGTGTTCATGGATTGTGTGATGCCCCGTGTGGACGGCTTTGAAGCCACCCGCCGCCTGCGGGAATGGGAGAAAACCCACAACCGCGCGCGCATCCCGGTGGTCGCGCTGACCGCCAGTGCCATGGAAGAAGACGAGGAACGCTGCCGCCGATGCGGTATGGATTCGTTTGTTGCCAAGCCTGTCAATATTGAAATGCTGCGGGCAGTACTGGAACAATATTGTCAGGCGTCTGCTGCCTCCTGAGACCGGCTTACCGAACTACGGGCACAGACATCCAGACACGTTTCCGATACCCGAAGGCAACCATGAACGTTGAATGCCCAACCTGTAAAAAGTCCGTGGAATGGACCGAGACCAATCCCTGGCGCCCTTTCTGCTCCGAGCGTTGCAAACTGATCGATCTGGGGGCCTGGGCCAACGAGGAATACCGGGTACCCGCAGAGAACGCATCACCGGAGGATCTGGACCAGGGCGGCGAGACCACCCGTCACTGATCTGCGAAAAATGAAAGTTAACGGGGACTTACTGGCATTTAAGTTGAGTGGTCCGGTGCGTCCCGTTAACATACCGCCAATTCTGCTAAAAACGTAACGAAGGTGCACAACTATGAAAGCGTCCCGGATTTCCCTGATGGTTCTCTCACTGGCTGCCGCGCCTGCCTTCGCAGGTGACGTGGATCTTAGCCTTACAAACGACTCGGTGAAGGGCCAGGTAAACTTCTTCGGCACCAACAACGATATCCAGCTTGGCACCGGTTACACCTACCACGAAGGTGGCCGCGATATTTTTAACGCCGATTTCCATGCCCAGGGCCGCACTGCGATCGGTAACCTGCCGACTACCGCCGGCATCGGCATGCGCGGCATCTTCTGGGATCAGGGCCGTGCAGATGGTGGAGCGCTCGGTCTCGGCGGTTTCGCAACCGTCAACATCCCGAACGTGCCGGGCCTGTCGTTCACCGGCGGCCTGCATTACGCACCCAGCATTCTCTCGTTCGGCGATTCCGATGACATGACCAGTCTGGAGCTTCGTGGCAGCTATCGTGTGATCCGCAACGCGGAGGTTTTTGCTGGCTACCGTTACCTGAATACCGATATCGAGAATTCCTCGCGAGACGTCAATCTCGATGAGGGCGTTATGGCCGGGATGAAGATTTTCTTCTGATTCATGCCTCATCTGAAACAGGCCCGTTCTCCCGGGCCTATTTCACTTTCCCTCCCTGACTCTTTCGTGCTTTTCCTCACGCTTTCCCGAGAATCCGACTGTTAGACTGTCTGCCTGTATTTTCTGCACGGATAGCCAGGCATGCGATTCACACTCGGTTTACTCCTCTCCTCGACTCTGGTGCTCACCGCGGGATGCGGAAGCGGCGAAGATGCCATTGCCGGCGCGGCCGGCCAGCCCAATGACTTCGCGGGAAGCAAGAACCCGGTCGATGATTTCAGTTCCGGCAGCACCGGCGATTCCTCGAACACAGGCGGCCTGGCCAGCAATGAGGTCCGGGTAACCATGGAAGTACCGGGTGGTGTCACCAGCGACGGCGAGCCTACCCGCCGCAACCTGAGAATCGTGCAACCGGACAGGGTGAGTGTTTACTACACCAACCCGGCCCTGCAGAACCTGGGCGAGCCTCCCATTTCCAGCCGCACCGACAGCGAAGGTTTCACCATTATCGAATTCACAGAAGGCCTGCCCCTTGGACCGGATGTGATTATCGATGCCAGTTATGGCAACACCCGAATGCGAGCCTTGGCCGCCGATGCGGACCGGGATGTGAAAGTGAATCCTTTTTCCGAATATCTGGTGCGTAACACGCTCAGCAGCTATACGGCCGGTGAGTTCCAGACCATTCTGGATTGCGTTGCCGATGAAGGCGGCGAGCTATGCCTGAACAAGTATGTGTGGTCGACCCTCGCCGATCAGGTCCACGACTTTGAAATTGAGATTCCATCCAATGTTGGCCTCGGCGGTGCCCTGGATATTCTCGAAGATCGGGGAGACTTTGCCCGTTACGTGAGCGCAATGGCCGACTACGCGGTGCTCGATGAGACGTCCTCGGGAAAGATCAGCGCCAGTTCCGCAGACTACAATTCGGTATTTCTGGGTATCGAGCTGGGGCAGACCTTTCTCGAGTCTACCCTGAGCGGGTCCGGACAATGGGGTGTTCGAACGGCCCAGGAAGAGGTGCTGACCGATGATAATGGCACCGGCTATGTCTATCCGGCTCTCACCCTGACCAGCTTTGATGCCTTCAACATCCGAGTGACCTCTCTGGCCAACGATATCCCATACGATCGCGAGGCTCTGATTCACCAGGCGGGAAACGACTTCTTCGTTCGGGGCTCTGAATACTGGGAACGGAACACTCACTCTTCATCCCCCGGAGCAGCCACGCTGTTGGAAGACACTCGCCTGCTGGCAGGCCGGGCCCTGTATCAGAGCATTACCGGCCGGGGCAGCTCGAAAATTATTGGCTGGACTCGCAATCCCTACTATCTGGACGCCTTCACAAGTGCGCCTGAGGATGAAACCACGGGGCCCGACCGGGTGATCAGCGGCTATTTCAGCGCTGGCAAAGCGATCGAGCTGGAAGCAGACGGCGACCAGTTGCGGCGGCTGGGCACTCTGGAGGATCAGTATCTGTCGGTTCTTGAGATCAACCTCCTCAGGAAGGAGGGATTCGACGCAGACAGTCTGAATGGCCGCGACTACAACATGCTGTATCTTGGAACCCGATTCAGCGATGAGACAACGCCTCTCACCATTGAAGCAGGCGTTGGCCAATGGCAGATTTCTGGCGGCACAGTTGACCAATCCCAGAGCTTTACGTCATTACAACGAGACAGTTCAGGCACTGTCACGACGGACTCCACCGGTACCCGAGCAGAATCCTGGACCCTGAGCAACCGAACCTCGCGGCTCAGCAACGGGGATGTGGATATCGGACGACTGAACCTGGACATCACCACCGCTTCCGGTGATTTCCAGCGGCCAGATATTGGTGTCGGTGCCAGCACCCCGGATGGCACCCTGATGGCATTCAACCTGGACGATGGTCCGCTTGGAGACGGTATCCTGATTGCCGCGGAACAAACCGCGAACACCGTACCGGCTTCGGGACAGTTCAGGCTTCAGGGCGTGGCCCTGGCCCTGACATCGCAGACGAACCGCCTCCGACATTTTGACAATGCCCTGCTGACCATCGAATCCTCAAGCTCGGCAACACTCTCGCCGACTTCGCTGACCAGCACCCATTCCGTTGATGACGAGACCGTGACAAAACCTGCGCTGGAGAGCCTGGCGGACATCGACCTGGCGCTCAGCCAACTGGGCGACGGGAGGGTAGAGTTCACCGCAGGCAACCTTGTACTTGAGGGTTTCCATACCGCCAGTCAGGACCAGTTCTATTTGCGCTTCCGAACCACAGGGGGTGGTGAGGAACAGATCGGTTTGCTGGTTGCAACACGACTGCCCTGACGGCAGTGGCATCCGACAAAACCCAACTGGCAAACGCTCTCGTATAACCTGTTATAATCATTGCTATATCGATTGAAACGAGAGGTTTTATGTCTGCGGGTAAACGGGCCGTCATTCTGATGCTCCCCCTGATTGCATTTGCGATCGGCGGTGGCTTTTATACGCCACAGGCCAGTATTGACCGGATCAACTCCGATAACACAGGCTCCGAACCCGCACTGTCGTCCCTGCCCCCGCTCCCAAGTTGGGCCAACGACGACTTGCCAGATTTTTCTCAGTATCAGGACACCACGGAGAAGAAGGCCGCGTTCTTCTCGTTTCTCTACCCACGGATTGTTCTGGCCAACTCAAGGATTCTGATTGAGCGCGACTACCTGGATAGCCTCGCTGCGAAGGAGACATTGACCAGCAAGGAGTATGATTGGCTGGCCCAACAGTCCGAGCGATTACGAGTGGATGCAGAGCCCGGCAGCGACGAGCAGTTTGCCCTGCTACGCAAGCGTCTCGATGTAATTCCTCCGTCTCTGATCCTGGCACAGGCCGCCAACGAATCCGCCTGGGGCACGTCCCGGTTTGCCACGAAAGGTAATAACCTTTTTGGCCAGTGGTGCTTTTCAAAAGGCTGCGGACTTGTTCCCCGCGGCCGGGCTGAGGGCGCGAGCCATGAGGTGGCCAAGTTCTCCTCACCCTACCGGTCGGTTCGTGCGTATATTCAGAACCTGAATCGCCACCCGACCTATCAGTTGTTGCGAGACGTCCGGCTGGAAGACCGCCGTGATAATGCCCCTCTCTCAGGCCTGGAGCTTGCAGAGGGTCTGCTTGGCTACTCCGAGCGCGGAGAAGAATACATTGAAGAGATTCGGGCAATGATTCACTACAACAACCTCGAATTTTACGACGACGATTTCCGCAGCGTGGTCAGAAACCTCGAACCTGGCAGCCTTGAACAGCTGGCTTCTACTGAAGCGGAAACCGGTTTGCTACCCCGCCAATCATCACTGAAAACCAACCCGGCTGAAGGTTAGAGACCCTACCCCATGCTCGATTTTCTCCCCGCGCCGCTGAAGGGGACTTTGGCGGCCCTTCTCATCCTGTGTAATACGTTGGTGCTGATTCCGTTTCTTCTCGCAGTCGCCCTGCTTAAACTCGTTCTGCCCATTACCGCCGTACGCAAGGGCTGCACGGTGATCCTCAACACCATCGCGTGGCTCTGGATTGGCTTCAACAATCTTCTGATGGATCTTCTGCACAAGGTCGACTGGGATGTGCGGGGCGTGGAAAATCTCAGCCGGAAGCACTGGTATTTTGTCACCTGCAACCATCAAAGCTGGGCCGACATTCCCGCCATTCAGTATGTGCTGAACAGCCGGATCCCCCTGCTGAAGTTCTTCCTGAAGCGACAACTGATCTGGGTGCCATTACTCGGAGTTGCCTGGTGGGCGCTGGATTTTCCCTTTATGCACCGCCATACCAAAGAGCAGATCGCCAAACGCCCGGAGCTGAAGGGGAAGGATGTGGAGGCCACCCAGGCTGCCTGCGAGAAGTTTCGCTACACCCCGGTAACGATCTTCAACTTCATGGAAGGCACCCGTTTTACACCCGAGAAGCATGATCGCCAGAACTCACCCTACAAGCACCTGTTGAAACCGAGGGCAGGCGGAACGGCTTTTGTACTGGGCACGATGGGCGACATGATTCACACCATGCTGGATGTCACGATCGTGTATCCCGAAGGCCGGGCCGGCTTTTGGGATTACCTTTGCGGGCGAATCCGAAGGATTATTATTGACGTGCGGACGCGGGAAATTCCAGGCGAGTTTCTGGGAATGGATTACGAAAACAACCGGGAGACCCGGATTGCGTTCCAGCGCTGGGTGAGCCAGGTTTGGGCCGAAAAAGATGCGCGAATCGATGAGCTTAAAGCAGCCCAAGCTCCCGCGCCCGGACAATAGCCTGGGTTCGGGATTTCACTTCCAGCTTGGCATTGATTCGACGCGCGTGGGTTTTCACCGTATGCAGGGAAATATGCAGCTTGTCAGCTATTTCCTGGTTTGAAAGCCCTTTTGCAATCAGCTCAAGCACGCCCTGCTCCCGCTCACTGATGGGTTCCGCCAGGGTGTCTAGAGTACCCGCGACCTCACGAAGCTCAAACACCTCGCCCAGCGCTTCTTTAAACGCACCTTCAGGAAGCTGACCAAAGCCCTTCGTCATTAGCTCCTGCAACTCGTTCCTGAGCTCCCGGAAAGGACTGATGAAGTGCTCTGCAGCAGCCTCATTGACGACGGTAGACAGAATCTTCAGGGCAACCACCGGTCCCTTTTCATCAAGAACGATCACGGCCTCAAGCAAGCGCATGTGGAGCTCCACGCCCCATGGAATGGCTCCCTCATACCGTTCACGGATACCCTGGAGGGTTTCCCGGGCCTTTATCAGGTCACCGCGGGCAAGGTCGACCCGAACCTGAAGGCAGTCCAGCAAGCCTGGCATCATGGGGAAAAGCTCCGGTACGCAGCCCGCTTCCCGGTAAGGAGCAAGCTTTCGAACCGCCTGATCGGCACTGTCGATCTGATTCTGCGACAACCAACAGTTGGCTTTCAGGGCCTCGAGAACAGGTACGAACAGTGATTCGTCGACTTGCCAGGAATGCATGGTACGCTCGGCCCGACCAATCCAGACAAATGCATCCTCAAGTCGACCCTGGGCCCGACACATCAAGACACGAATGGTCATCGCCAGCAGCAGTCCAAGATCCCTGGTCTGTTCAGCATGTCGCCCACAGGTGACCAACAGGCGATCTGCTTCCGCTTCACGGCCCTGATGCCAAAGCACAAGCACCAGATTCAGTTGCAGGCGGGTTTCACCAATCCGGGCAGGACGCGAGAGCTCCTGCATGGCGGTATCGAGACCAGTGCGCAACAATTGCTCTGCATGTTTCAGGGCGCCTTTGCCCAGTTCGATCCGGGCATGGGCATAAACCGCCAGTGCTTCCGAACCGGAATCGCCCGCTTCTCTTGCGAGCCTCGACGCAGCCCGGTTTGCTTCCCGGGCCTCCGGGAATCGACCCGCCGCGCACAATGCACTTGAACGGACCATCTGCGTGACAAGCTGGCCCTGAGTACTGAGTTCCCCGTCAGCCAGGGCCTCATCAGCCATGTCCAAAGCCGGCCCAACACTGCCCTCGCCCCTCAGGATAAACGCTTTCAAGGCACAAATCCGTGCAGCCTGCTCCTGTCGGTCAGCCTCGGCCAGACCATCAATCAGCGCTCGCGCCTGCCGGAACTGGCCGCCAATTGCATGAACCCAGCTGTAGACAATTCTGAGACGCACGCTTCGTTCCAGGAGCTGGGCCGGCAAACTCTTGCGAAGGCGCAGGAGCGATGCGGTATCCTGACCCAACAGCAAAGCCTCTGATCCCTCAGAGGCGATGCGGATGACTTCCTCGGCATCTCCAGAGAGTAGCGCGTATTTCAATGCTTCCGGGAACTGGTCGCGCACACCAAACCATCGGCTCGCCTGAAGCATCCGCTCCGAATAACCGGCCATTACGGGCGACTTCAGCCATTCCTGCAACAACGGGTTTATACGAAACCAGCGACCACGGCCCGGCATCGGCTTTAAGGGCAGCCCCCGCTCGGCCGCCTGAGAGGGAACAAAGCCAGCTTCAGGCAGGAGTGGCTCAAGCGCCAGGAACAGCTCATCGGAGCACAGTTCAAGCTCTGCAATACCCCGCATGGACCGCATCTGCCCCGGGGTCAGATTGCCAAGCACCGACTCCTTCAAAAACCTTTCAACGCTCGGTGTTTCCTGAATGGGTTTGCGCTCGATATTCTGAGCAACCTCCCGACGATACAGCGCCAAAGGCGTCGCCCAGCCCTCGGTCATATAGTAGAGGTTATCGACAGCAACGCTGGTGAGTTCGCTCTTCGTCGTGGCGGACCGGAAAAACTCGAAGGTTTCTGAACGGGAAAACTCAAGCGTTTCAGACCCGATGCGGGTGAAACGGTTTTCCAGCTCGAGGCTGTGTGTTTCGAAAGGTAGCGCCTTACGGGAGATAAGAACGATGGACGAACCACTCGGAAATTCCATCACCAGCTGTTGAAGCAGGTCCACTACGGCGGGATTGCTGAGATTCTGGAGGTTGTCCAGCACCAGGACCCGTGGCTGGCCGGAACCCTCACGCGCCAAAGCGACCTGCATCATCGAAAGGGTATCCGAGAAGGTGGCGCCGCTCTGGAGCCCCTGCTCCGGGGTTTCAGGCAGATCCAGGGCAATGGCAAGCAAGGTCAGGAAGCGGGATGGTGCATTATCCTGGGAGTTCAGCGTAATCCAGCGGACTTGATCGGCAGCCATTTGAGCGCTGACGAGGCCGCTGACCACAGCGTGGGAT from Marinobacter adhaerens HP15 encodes the following:
- the tsaA gene encoding tRNA (N6-threonylcarbamoyladenosine(37)-N6)-methyltransferase TrmO, whose product is MPRHPSKPATEALTLTPIAITRSCFQDKFGVPRQPGLTRHARAELIIRPPFDREDAFRGLETASHLWLTFQFHEAVRADWRPVVRPPRLGGNRKMGVFASRSPFRPNSLGLSVVRNEGLVRKDGQLILRISDHDLIEGTPILDIKPYLPFADSVPEATLGWADSPPTEKLDVVFLPEAEAQIGKLSPEEYPELRALIEDVVAYDPRPSFRRGREEERIYGAHLYDLNVRFRFVNDHSRKRVEVLTVC
- a CDS encoding response regulator, coding for MPSKRFFKRLGIRPLAARLLAYVLLFSLFLSLVATGVQLIGEFERRKNDLLNDQTRAAELVSGSMSNNIWLMNFSEVANSLDDMKAVPAVQYGRVVTSTGETFSTGTYPEGRVISQTFPLVFDRSNNRSPENVGTLTVTSSIDQIYKDLRNRALLNLLFQSIVVMLGTLGLLVIVRLTLSRHLESMADYAARLNLDALVDPLKLKRKPRKTPDELSELEQALNKMRLQILEDTRSLRQTTIQSQGERDEAVRANHAKNQFLANVSHELRIPLQSVLGYANLLTDTPLDQEQREYVLTLLSASESLSAIINDLLDISSMEAGKLVLEDIPFDLRETLNDLVHMLGSRAREKGLALELRIDENLPWALKGDPVRIRQILLNLTSNAIKFTDSGHVLISIEVLGRRDDKARLRIAVEDTGVGINPEDVPLVYEPYVQLGQQFQRQLPGAGLGLTICRQLVGLMDGSMDLESRPGEGSTFWMELTLPVAPENAARVRPDTRMVKNRRILVVDSYELSRKITLEMLSRHEVHIEAVKSAGEALTSLRTAFDGHQPFDAIILDGFVPDMDSDLLCRQIRSNPLWSDMRLLILSSNPQRGDAEHFRQAGADAFLSKSLRESCLTPILNQLFADAAKEERRFLTRFSLQATTDTARRRELPCGRMKVLLVEDNPVNRTLTRRLLEKLGCDVMTANDGEAAASLWQWHPFDLVFMDCVMPRVDGFEATRRLREWEKTHNRARIPVVALTASAMEEDEERCRRCGMDSFVAKPVNIEMLRAVLEQYCQASAAS
- the yacG gene encoding DNA gyrase inhibitor YacG, translating into MNVECPTCKKSVEWTETNPWRPFCSERCKLIDLGAWANEEYRVPAENASPEDLDQGGETTRH
- a CDS encoding YfaZ family outer membrane protein; translation: MKASRISLMVLSLAAAPAFAGDVDLSLTNDSVKGQVNFFGTNNDIQLGTGYTYHEGGRDIFNADFHAQGRTAIGNLPTTAGIGMRGIFWDQGRADGGALGLGGFATVNIPNVPGLSFTGGLHYAPSILSFGDSDDMTSLELRGSYRVIRNAEVFAGYRYLNTDIENSSRDVNLDEGVMAGMKIFF
- a CDS encoding glucosaminidase domain-containing protein is translated as MSAGKRAVILMLPLIAFAIGGGFYTPQASIDRINSDNTGSEPALSSLPPLPSWANDDLPDFSQYQDTTEKKAAFFSFLYPRIVLANSRILIERDYLDSLAAKETLTSKEYDWLAQQSERLRVDAEPGSDEQFALLRKRLDVIPPSLILAQAANESAWGTSRFATKGNNLFGQWCFSKGCGLVPRGRAEGASHEVAKFSSPYRSVRAYIQNLNRHPTYQLLRDVRLEDRRDNAPLSGLELAEGLLGYSERGEEYIEEIRAMIHYNNLEFYDDDFRSVVRNLEPGSLEQLASTEAETGLLPRQSSLKTNPAEG
- a CDS encoding acyltransferase, giving the protein MLDFLPAPLKGTLAALLILCNTLVLIPFLLAVALLKLVLPITAVRKGCTVILNTIAWLWIGFNNLLMDLLHKVDWDVRGVENLSRKHWYFVTCNHQSWADIPAIQYVLNSRIPLLKFFLKRQLIWVPLLGVAWWALDFPFMHRHTKEQIAKRPELKGKDVEATQAACEKFRYTPVTIFNFMEGTRFTPEKHDRQNSPYKHLLKPRAGGTAFVLGTMGDMIHTMLDVTIVYPEGRAGFWDYLCGRIRRIIIDVRTREIPGEFLGMDYENNRETRIAFQRWVSQVWAEKDARIDELKAAQAPAPGQ
- a CDS encoding LuxR C-terminal-related transcriptional regulator, whose protein sequence is MGQCVKPFNDGCAANDEFQSANSGLQRGELIRDLLRQRVHIPPVPSDSMVRPKLDTRISEALTSRGVLFLEAPCGYGKSHAVVSGLVSAQMAADQVRWITLNSQDNAPSRFLTLLAIALDLPETPEQGLQSGATFSDTLSMMQVALAREGSGQPRVLVLDNLQNLSNPAVVDLLQQLVMEFPSGSSIVLISRKALPFETHSLELENRFTRIGSETLEFSRSETFEFFRSATTKSELTSVAVDNLYYMTEGWATPLALYRREVAQNIERKPIQETPSVERFLKESVLGNLTPGQMRSMRGIAELELCSDELFLALEPLLPEAGFVPSQAAERGLPLKPMPGRGRWFRINPLLQEWLKSPVMAGYSERMLQASRWFGVRDQFPEALKYALLSGDAEEVIRIASEGSEALLLGQDTASLLRLRKSLPAQLLERSVRLRIVYSWVHAIGGQFRQARALIDGLAEADRQEQAARICALKAFILRGEGSVGPALDMADEALADGELSTQGQLVTQMVRSSALCAAGRFPEAREANRAASRLAREAGDSGSEALAVYAHARIELGKGALKHAEQLLRTGLDTAMQELSRPARIGETRLQLNLVLVLWHQGREAEADRLLVTCGRHAEQTRDLGLLLAMTIRVLMCRAQGRLEDAFVWIGRAERTMHSWQVDESLFVPVLEALKANCWLSQNQIDSADQAVRKLAPYREAGCVPELFPMMPGLLDCLQVRVDLARGDLIKARETLQGIRERYEGAIPWGVELHMRLLEAVIVLDEKGPVVALKILSTVVNEAAAEHFISPFRELRNELQELMTKGFGQLPEGAFKEALGEVFELREVAGTLDTLAEPISEREQGVLELIAKGLSNQEIADKLHISLHTVKTHARRINAKLEVKSRTQAIVRARELGLL